gcccccccccccccccggccggCGGCGCTCCCGCGACTGCCTCGCCGCCCCACCTTCCCCGGAACCGCCTCCCACCGCCTGTCTAGCCGCCGCCCCCGCCATCCCTTTAGGCCCGCCCGCGTCTGGGCTTTTTCTCCGGCGAAGTGCACCATCGCCACACCACCGCTGTCCACCACCGTCCCCACCCTAAACACTAAGATAAATAATGGGGTAGCCCTCCGGCGAGCCCCTTCCTTCTCCTTTCTTTCCTCCGGGCTCACTCCGATGAATTCTCAAAAATCGACTGACGCTAATTCGAAAATGAGTCGACTGTCATTTAGCTAAACTGCTCAAATAAACGTATGTACCTTTGCTAAGAGCGCGCGTTGGAAGGTTTTGGTGTCTGCGCACTGAGCATTGCACAACCAAACATGCTCGTTGCTCGCAAAGCTTCTGCCTGGCAACCTGACCAAATAGCGAACACAAAAATCTTCAGTAAATTAGCACTACGTCTAATATAGGATCTTACCAAGACAAAGTTACTAGCTCCCTTTGGATTGGTAATGGATTAGAGTTGTTCTTGAGATACATACCCTTGACCAGGGCGGAAGGCGTAGCCCATGCAGACGGTGTAGTACCATTCGGCGTCCCCGAGGTCCTCAGGCGACAGCGCGGCAGCGGGACGCCTCGCCCGGTGGTCGCACTGGCCGGACAGGAGAGACTCGTAGAGCTCCCGCAGCTGCTCGCTCCTCTGCAGGACGAGCTGGTCGGCGGTGATGTCCGCCGAGCTGGTGACCTTCCTCGTCTTTATCTCGCCGTTGTAGAACCCGTCCTTCCACGTCAGAACCCTATGCACAACAAACGGCCGGTATCGTAAGAGGAAAGAAAACGGCTTGCTTCTCACAAATTGAAAAGTATTATTGCAGCTAGTTGGAGTGGTCATCACTCGGATGTACTCTTCGTGTATAAATTAAATTATTACCCTGGACGGCTGGTTGAAATGGACCAGAATATGGCGTAGCTCCAGTTGATGCTCCTCACAGCGGCAGCTAGCTGGTTGCTGAATTGCGTCCCCGTCGGCGGCGGTAGGGTGGGCTCTTCCTGGCATGGACGAACTACTGGCAGCGCCATTACCACactatttccttccttcatatgcATGCATGCAAACAAGGTGAAGTTAGAGCAAGCCAGGAGGCAAAAAATAAACAAATCAATGGAGCTATAGCCTCATTTCTACTATTCATAGTAAGCATGATGCATCTTCTTAGCTAATTTAGTCCATGCAAGCTGAAATCTCTTTGCTCTGTTGCACTGGCGCTAACTAAGAAACTAAGAAAGTAAGCTAGCCATGACCCATGAGTGGAGGAGAAACTTCCAACTAAAAGGCTGTTAAAGGTTTACTTGGGCTATGGAGACCAAGAAGCTCAGAGGCCAACCTGTCGTCCGGGGAGGAAGATGGAGCCGCTATATATGCAATGTACAAGAATCCAGGGCATATGTTATATAGATCTGTCCTTGCAGCAGACGAGCAACGAGTGACTGCGACGCAACATCAAAGTACTGTGCTGCACTAACATACAATTAGGCCCATCACTTTCTAGCTAGTGTAGTGCCTGCTTGGTTTTCTCGCTGCTTAGTAAAACTGGACTGAGATGCACGAAATCCTCACCGATTTCTGCTTGACGGTGAGGTGACGGGGTAAGTCATTCGTAGGGCCAATTGGCGCAGAATAATCGACGTCGACGACGCCTAAGGAAACACGGCCTGCCGATGCAATTATAGTGTCAGCAGTAGTAGTGCAGAGACGTTCTACCAAGAGAACTATACTTAGTCTAGTAATTAGAGTGTAACTGCGAAAGTCTTGTACGTGTGTTCCAGCACAACCTTTAATTTGCCGGCCCCTCACCAAGGAATCTACCATCGGCATCAAAATGATAATGCATCTTCTCTATCTATGGAAGAAAATTACGAACTGGATTTACAGAGGTGGTGGTTGGCTCGCGGTGAAAATCTGGAGGAGGTTAGTGGGGATTGGGACATGTATGTATTTCAACAAGGAGGTAGCTGACACATAATCCACTTGATGGCTCCTTGTCCTTGTGGCCATACATATAAGACATGTACTTAGGGCAGCTCCAACGCGGATCACCAGTTGGACGGCACTAAATGTCTGTAGACATGTCCGGACGTATCCATGGACAGCGGGCGAGGCGCCGGCCATCCAACTGTAGGCATCAAATCAAATGTATGTCTGCCAAAAAAATTCCTCTGTCCAGAGCACTGGAAATAATCAAAGATATATAGCACAATTCTTCAACATTGAAAGAAAAATATTCCAATGCAATAATAATTCAAATCCTCTAAAACACTAAATTCCCTAGTTTTAGAGAGCTGAGAATCAATTGAGGGCAACATTACCGATTTTGGCTTCCGATTTTGACAGGGTCGCCTCGCCGGGCCTCTACAGTTTTGTGGGCCCTATATGTAAGTGCCCCGGTCATGTGGGCTTTCTGGTCTTTTCTGATGAAAGCGGCGTGGCGGCTGGGGGCTTCCTTGGTGGCCGCGTGTCCATCAATCGCCGGTTACTACTTCGGGAAGGAGATGGGCTGAGGTGATTTGCGGTGTGGTCGGCGGCATTTGTGCCCTCTCTTCGGCGGCATTGTTTCCCCCCCGTTCTTGGTGCTCCTGGAGGTGGTCGGCGGCAGGTGTTGTGAGGGGTCGCATTGGAGCGGCGTGGACGCCGAAGGGGAGTGGAGCTGTGCGGGCGCCGGTCCTGCTGCATCTGCCGCTTCTAGTATGAATATTATAATCCAGACATAAAGTTTTGAAATAAAATAGCTCAAATTTGAATTCATCTTATTCGAGCATAAATTGTAGTTGTCTCCTTCAAACACCCACAAATGCTTAACCAGATTGTTCTTAAGCTGCTCATGAGTTCCTCGTTGGCGAATCTGTTGATGCATTTGGATGAAATCATCAAACATCGCCAGATTCTACTTTGGAAGATGGATATGATCACTCATCTCTTGAAATTACAGACCTCGACAAACTTCTCACTCTCATCCTGCATAATTATGTTGCACATGATCACCCAAACTGTCATCACCTTCCATAGTGTCTTTGGATCCCATAGTGTAGCAAGTCCGCGAACTACTGCAAAGCGGGCTTGGAGCACTCCAAATGCCCTCTCCACATCCTTTTTTATCACTTTCTTGTTTTGTGGCGAAGTGTCATTTCTTGTTACCCCTTGGCTTAGAGATGGTCTTGATGAAGGTCACCCATGGAGGATAGATACCATCATAAAGATAGTATCCCATGTTGTAAGCGTGATCATTGATGGTATAGTGCATGTACAAGCTTCGCCCACAACTTTGCAAATAATGGA
This genomic interval from Triticum urartu cultivar G1812 unplaced genomic scaffold, Tu2.1 TuUngrouped_contig_7674, whole genome shotgun sequence contains the following:
- the LOC125531627 gene encoding anthocyanin regulatory Lc protein-like isoform X1; its protein translation is MPWILVHCIYSGSIFLPGRQEGNSVVMALPVVRPCQEEPTLPPPTGTQFSNQLAAAVRSINWSYAIFWSISTSRPGVLTWKDGFYNGEIKTRKVTSSADITADQLVLQRSEQLRELYESLLSGQCDHRARRPAAALSPEDLGDAEWYYTVCMGYAFRPGQGLPGRSFASNEHVWLCNAQCADTKTFQRALLAKVHTFI
- the LOC125531627 gene encoding anthocyanin regulatory Lc protein-like isoform X2; its protein translation is MALPVVRPCQEEPTLPPPTGTQFSNQLAAAVRSINWSYAIFWSISTSRPGVLTWKDGFYNGEIKTRKVTSSADITADQLVLQRSEQLRELYESLLSGQCDHRARRPAAALSPEDLGDAEWYYTVCMGYAFRPGQGLPGRSFASNEHVWLCNAQCADTKTFQRALLAKVHTFI